A section of the Rhodobacter sp. genome encodes:
- the mfd gene encoding transcription-repair coupling factor has translation MANDRLVMGGAPEGFDAEILRREVARRGTPVIHVARDDKRLEAMRAALAFFAPDLVVIGLPAWDCLPYDRVSPNPDILARRMATLAALAQGVPGPFVLLTTLNAAMQKLPARDLVRTSSFTAQVGRPLNEGALRAYLARMGYSPSPTVTEPGDFAVRGGILDIYPPGDAEPVRLDLFGDVLDGLRRFDPVTQRTTGTLDRLELAPASEVILDEASIARFRQSYRAEFGAAGSDDPLYEAVSAGRKHQGMEHWLGFFHERLETVFDYLPGASVLLDDQIDAVRAARWDTIADQYDNRREALAVKARVDTVYKPAAPGTLYLDDAGWQAALAPLRSVRLSPLPQPPGPGVLDSQGRAGRNFSLERQQDDVNIFKALRDHVQIERQTRAVVIASWSEGARERLQGLLAEHGLTDAIPIRDARDLTGKGQVALAVWPLDAGFVTPELTVLSEQDVLGERLIRGARKRKAENFLTEAQSLTAGDLVVHVDHGVGRYTGLETITAMGAPHECLALEYAGGDRLYLPVENIELLSRYGHEEGLLDKLGGGAWQAKKARLKQRIREMADKLIRIAAERELRKAPILNPPEGMWEAFAARFPYAETDDQLKAIEDVIEDFDRGRPMDRLVVGDVGFGKTEVAMRAAFIAAMSGLQVAVVCPTTLLARQHFHSFSERFRGFPLVVRQLSRFVGAKEAAATREGLTNGTVDIVVGTHAILAKQIRFRNLGLMVIDEEQHFGVQHKERLKEMRSDVHVLTLTATPIPRTLQLSLTGVRDLSLISTPPIDRLAIRTYVSEFDTVTIREALLRERYRGGQSFYVVPRIKDLPEIEDFLKTQVPEVSVLVAHGQLAAGDLDERMNAFYDGKYDVLLATTIVESGLDIPQANTMIVHRADMFGLAQLYQIRGRVGRSKTRAYCYLTTKPRTPLTPQAQRRLKLLGSIDSLGAGFTIASQDMDLRGAGNILGEEQSGHINEVGYELYQQMLEETIARLRSGELSDLSDGQWAPQINLGVPVLIPETYVTDLDVRLGLYRRLSTLEKKVEFEGFAAELIDRFGELPKEVNTLLAVVRIKALCKRAHIARLDAGPKGATVQFYQDKYPNPKGLVEFLHAQSGARIRDNKVVLPSDWTSEKDRLRGAFAIARALAEKVA, from the coding sequence ATGGCCAACGACCGCCTGGTGATGGGCGGCGCGCCCGAAGGGTTCGACGCCGAAATCCTGCGCCGCGAGGTCGCCCGCCGCGGTACCCCGGTGATTCATGTCGCGCGCGACGACAAGAGGCTCGAGGCGATGCGCGCGGCGCTTGCGTTCTTCGCCCCGGATCTGGTGGTGATCGGCCTGCCGGCCTGGGATTGCCTGCCCTATGACCGCGTCTCGCCGAACCCCGATATCCTGGCGCGGCGCATGGCCACGCTGGCGGCGCTGGCGCAGGGTGTGCCCGGGCCCTTCGTGCTGCTGACCACGCTGAACGCGGCGATGCAGAAGCTGCCCGCGCGCGATCTGGTCCGCACCTCGAGCTTTACCGCCCAGGTCGGGCGTCCCCTGAACGAGGGCGCCCTGCGCGCCTATCTGGCGCGGATGGGCTATTCGCCCAGCCCGACGGTGACCGAGCCCGGCGATTTCGCCGTGCGCGGCGGTATCCTGGACATCTATCCCCCGGGCGACGCCGAACCCGTGCGCCTGGACCTGTTCGGCGATGTGCTGGACGGGCTGCGCCGCTTTGACCCGGTGACCCAGCGCACCACCGGCACGCTGGACCGGCTGGAACTGGCGCCCGCGTCCGAGGTGATCCTGGACGAGGCCTCGATCGCGCGGTTCCGCCAGAGCTATCGCGCCGAATTCGGCGCCGCAGGGTCGGACGATCCCCTGTATGAGGCGGTCAGCGCGGGGCGCAAGCATCAGGGGATGGAGCATTGGCTGGGCTTCTTCCACGAGCGCCTGGAAACGGTCTTCGATTACCTGCCGGGCGCCTCGGTGCTGCTGGACGATCAGATCGACGCCGTCCGCGCGGCGCGCTGGGACACGATCGCCGACCAATACGACAACCGGCGCGAGGCGCTGGCGGTCAAGGCGCGTGTGGACACCGTCTACAAGCCCGCCGCGCCCGGCACGCTCTATCTGGACGACGCGGGCTGGCAAGCGGCGCTGGCCCCCCTGCGCAGCGTTCGCCTTTCGCCCCTGCCGCAACCGCCGGGGCCCGGCGTGCTGGATTCCCAGGGCCGGGCCGGGCGCAATTTCTCGCTGGAACGCCAGCAGGATGATGTGAACATTTTCAAGGCCCTGCGCGATCATGTTCAGATCGAGCGGCAAACCCGCGCGGTGGTCATCGCGTCATGGTCCGAGGGCGCGCGCGAACGCTTGCAAGGCTTGCTTGCCGAGCACGGGCTCACCGACGCGATACCGATCCGCGATGCCCGCGACCTGACCGGCAAGGGACAGGTCGCGCTGGCTGTCTGGCCCCTGGACGCGGGGTTCGTCACCCCGGAACTGACGGTTCTGTCCGAACAGGACGTGCTGGGCGAGCGCCTGATCCGCGGCGCACGCAAGCGCAAGGCCGAGAATTTCCTGACCGAGGCCCAGAGCCTGACCGCCGGGGACCTCGTGGTGCATGTGGACCACGGTGTCGGGCGGTATACGGGTCTGGAAACCATCACCGCGATGGGCGCCCCGCACGAATGCCTGGCGCTGGAATACGCGGGCGGCGACCGACTGTATCTGCCGGTCGAGAACATCGAACTGCTGAGCCGCTATGGCCATGAAGAGGGGCTTCTGGACAAGCTGGGCGGCGGCGCCTGGCAGGCCAAGAAGGCGCGCCTGAAGCAGCGCATCCGCGAGATGGCGGACAAGCTGATCCGCATCGCCGCCGAGCGCGAGTTGCGCAAGGCTCCGATCCTGAACCCGCCCGAAGGCATGTGGGAGGCCTTTGCCGCGCGCTTTCCCTACGCCGAGACCGACGACCAGTTGAAGGCCATCGAGGACGTGATCGAGGATTTCGATCGCGGTCGCCCGATGGACCGGCTGGTGGTGGGCGACGTGGGGTTCGGCAAGACCGAGGTCGCGATGCGCGCCGCCTTCATCGCCGCCATGTCGGGCCTTCAGGTCGCCGTGGTCTGCCCGACGACCTTGTTGGCGCGCCAGCATTTCCACAGCTTTTCCGAACGGTTCCGGGGGTTTCCGCTGGTTGTCAGGCAATTGTCGCGGTTTGTTGGCGCCAAGGAAGCCGCCGCGACCCGCGAAGGTCTGACAAATGGAACGGTCGATATCGTGGTCGGCACCCACGCGATCCTGGCCAAGCAGATCCGGTTCCGCAACCTGGGCCTGATGGTGATCGACGAAGAGCAACATTTCGGCGTCCAGCACAAGGAACGGCTGAAGGAGATGCGCTCGGACGTGCACGTTCTGACGCTGACCGCGACGCCGATCCCGCGCACGCTGCAACTGTCGTTGACGGGGGTGCGGGACCTGTCGCTGATCTCGACTCCGCCGATCGACCGGCTGGCGATCCGCACCTATGTCAGCGAGTTCGACACCGTGACGATCCGCGAGGCGTTGCTGCGCGAACGCTACCGGGGCGGGCAGAGCTTTTATGTCGTTCCGCGTATCAAGGACCTGCCCGAAATCGAGGATTTCCTGAAGACGCAGGTGCCCGAAGTGTCGGTTCTGGTCGCGCACGGGCAGTTGGCGGCGGGCGATCTCGATGAGCGCATGAATGCGTTCTACGATGGCAAGTATGACGTGCTTCTGGCGACGACCATCGTCGAATCCGGCCTGGACATCCCGCAGGCGAACACCATGATCGTGCATCGCGCCGACATGTTCGGTCTGGCGCAGCTCTATCAGATTCGCGGCCGCGTGGGCCGGTCCAAGACGCGCGCCTATTGCTATCTGACCACCAAGCCGCGCACGCCGCTGACGCCTCAGGCACAGCGCCGCCTGAAGCTGCTGGGGTCGATCGACAGCCTGGGCGCTGGGTTCACCATTGCCTCGCAGGACATGGATCTGCGCGGGGCCGGCAATATCCTGGGCGAGGAACAATCGGGCCATATCAATGAGGTAGGCTACGAGCTTTATCAGCAGATGCTGGAGGAAACGATTGCCCGCCTGCGCTCGGGCGAGCTGTCCGACCTGAGCGATGGCCAATGGGCGCCGCAGATCAATCTGGGCGTGCCGGTGCTGATCCCGGAAACCTATGTCACCGATCTGGACGTGCGGCTGGGGCTGTATCGGCGCCTGTCCACGCTGGAAAAGAAGGTCGAATTCGAAGGGTTCGCCGCCGAACTGATCGACCGTTTCGGCGAATTGCCCAAGGAAGTGAACACGTTGCTGGCCGTCGTTCGGATCAAGGCCCTGTGCAAGCGCGCCCATATCGCCCGGCTGGATGCCGGGCCCAAGGGTGCGACGGTGCAGTTCTATCAGGATAAATATCCCAATCCCAAGGGGTTGGTCGAATTTCTTCATGCGCAGTCCGGGGCCCGTATCCGCGACAACAAGGTCGTTCTGCCCAGCGACTGGACCAGCGAGAAGGACCGCCTGCGCGGCGCCTTTGCCATCGCCCGCGCGCTGGCGGAAAAGGTTGCCTAG
- a CDS encoding NYN domain-containing protein: MARNGTPLLAVLIDADNSSPKWAEAIFEEIASLGEASVRRIYGDFSRQQLSGWQEKLPTLALVPHHQPANTVGKNSSDIALVIDAMDLLHTGRFDGFVLISSDSDFTRLASRIREQGLDVYGIGQKKTPDAFRKACKRFIFVENLLQQDEPRETPRRDHAKDAIPMINAAMMAIDPEGEWFPLGLIGQTIQASHPDFDSRSFGVAKLSDLVEKAGRYEIRRDGAQVQVRRRD, from the coding sequence GTGGCCCGTAACGGAACCCCGCTTCTCGCCGTCCTGATCGACGCCGACAATTCCTCGCCAAAATGGGCCGAGGCCATTTTCGAGGAGATCGCCAGTCTGGGCGAGGCCTCGGTGCGGCGCATTTACGGTGACTTTTCGCGCCAGCAACTGTCGGGCTGGCAGGAAAAACTGCCGACGCTCGCGCTGGTGCCGCACCATCAGCCGGCCAACACCGTGGGCAAGAACTCGTCGGACATCGCGCTGGTGATCGACGCCATGGACCTGCTGCACACCGGCCGGTTCGACGGCTTTGTCCTGATCAGTTCGGACAGCGATTTCACCCGCCTGGCCAGCCGCATCCGCGAACAGGGGCTGGACGTCTATGGCATCGGTCAGAAAAAGACCCCGGACGCCTTCAGGAAAGCCTGCAAGCGGTTCATTTTCGTGGAAAATCTGTTGCAGCAGGATGAGCCGCGCGAAACCCCGCGCCGCGATCATGCCAAGGATGCGATCCCGATGATCAACGCCGCCATGATGGCCATCGACCCCGAAGGCGAGTGGTTCCCGCTGGGCCTGATCGGGCAGACCATCCAGGCCAGTCATCCCGATTTCGACAGCCGCAGTTTCGGCGTGGCGAAACTGTCCGATCTGGTGGAAAAGGCCGGCCGCTACGAGATTCGCCGCGACGGCGCGCAGGTGCAGGTCCGCCGCCGCGATTGA
- a CDS encoding component of SufBCD complex, which produces MINQRESLIARRTVTDSLFSTIDLRSFSNVWFWLVLAVAWSNASHFLLGVPFDLVQSARRKGGAAMADFETLARIQSRRRMEIMERAGVWLVAFWMAVLSALAVLGFRYGLEFAQAVLLLLGPLTLAAWLTLRLAARIERGLYPEGTAMARAFGRLRILVQAIGLFTILVTTMWGMWQNLTLRALG; this is translated from the coding sequence ATGATTAATCAGAGAGAGTCTCTGATTGCGCGGCGGACTGTGACGGATTCTCTGTTCTCCACGATCGACCTCAGGTCGTTCTCGAATGTCTGGTTCTGGCTCGTGCTGGCGGTTGCCTGGTCGAACGCCAGCCATTTCCTGTTGGGCGTGCCCTTCGACCTGGTGCAGAGCGCGCGCCGCAAGGGGGGCGCGGCGATGGCCGATTTCGAGACCCTGGCCCGAATCCAGTCGCGCCGCCGTATGGAGATCATGGAGCGCGCCGGCGTCTGGCTGGTGGCGTTCTGGATGGCCGTGCTCAGCGCGCTGGCGGTTCTGGGTTTTCGCTATGGTCTGGAATTCGCACAGGCGGTGCTGCTGCTGCTGGGGCCCTTGACGCTGGCCGCCTGGCTGACGCTGCGACTGGCCGCCCGGATCGAGCGCGGCCTCTACCCCGAGGGCACCGCGATGGCGCGCGCTTTTGGCCGGCTGCGGATCCTGGTGCAGGCGATCGGGCTGTTCACGATCCTTGTCACCACGATGTGGGGCATGTGGCAGAACCTGACCCTGCGCGCCCTCGGCTGA
- the hemB gene encoding porphobilinogen synthase — translation MPVHAPAPFPAARLRRLRRTHALRDLVAEHAVTAADLIWPVFIREGQGIEEPVASMPGVSRLSLDVMLRKATEAHAAGVGAICLFPYTAAALRTEDCAEAWNPENLTNRAIRLLKAALPDMAVMTDIALDPYNINGHDGFVVDGQIVNDETVEALVKMALAQCEAGADILGPSDMMDGRVGAIRAATEAAGFQKVAILSYAAKFASAFYGPFRDAVGASGRLVGDKKTYQVNPANRLEALRCVARDLDEGADMVMVKPGMPYLDICRAVKDEFGVPTFAYQVSGEYAMLAGAIDRGWLGDAVMLESLLSFKRAGCDGVLTYFAPAAARALRG, via the coding sequence ATGCCCGTCCACGCCCCAGCCCCTTTTCCCGCCGCCCGCCTGCGCCGGTTGCGTCGCACCCATGCGCTGCGCGACCTGGTGGCCGAACACGCCGTCACCGCCGCCGATCTGATCTGGCCGGTGTTCATCCGCGAGGGCCAGGGCATCGAAGAGCCGGTGGCGTCGATGCCCGGGGTCAGCCGCCTGTCGCTGGACGTGATGTTGCGCAAGGCGACCGAGGCGCACGCGGCCGGTGTGGGCGCGATCTGTCTGTTCCCCTATACCGCCGCGGCGCTGCGCACCGAGGATTGCGCCGAGGCCTGGAACCCCGAAAACCTGACCAATCGCGCGATCCGCCTGCTCAAGGCCGCGTTGCCGGACATGGCGGTGATGACGGATATTGCGCTCGATCCTTACAACATCAACGGCCATGACGGGTTCGTGGTGGATGGCCAGATCGTGAATGACGAAACGGTCGAGGCGCTGGTGAAGATGGCCCTCGCGCAATGCGAGGCCGGCGCCGACATCCTGGGCCCCTCGGACATGATGGACGGCCGTGTCGGCGCGATCCGCGCGGCGACCGAGGCCGCCGGCTTCCAGAAGGTCGCGATCCTGAGTTACGCGGCCAAGTTCGCCAGCGCCTTTTACGGGCCGTTCCGCGACGCGGTGGGGGCCTCGGGGCGGCTGGTGGGCGACAAGAAGACCTATCAGGTCAATCCCGCGAACCGGCTCGAGGCGCTGCGCTGCGTGGCGCGCGACCTCGACGAGGGGGCCGACATGGTGATGGTCAAGCCGGGTATGCCCTATCTGGACATCTGCCGCGCGGTGAAAGACGAATTCGGCGTGCCGACCTTTGCCTATCAGGTGAGCGGCGAATACGCGATGCTGGCGGGTGCGATCGACCGCGGCTGGCTGGGCGACGCGGTGATGCTGGAAAGCCTGCTGTCGTTCAAGCGCGCGGGATGCGACGGGGTGCTGACCTATTTCGCGCCGGCGGCGGCGCGGGCGCTGCGCGGCTGA
- a CDS encoding YeeE/YedE family protein, with amino-acid sequence MDSISFGVMAALIGLVAGVVLGLSARLGNFCTLGALETAVYGGDQRRLRLWGIVLAVSISGVYLGAATGHVEIAQTFYHQIAWNPWASVVGGLLFGYGMALAGNCGFGALVRFGGGDLRSLVVVVVMGVVGFITLSGPLAPLRVALFEQRTAQGPQGIAATIEAIAGVPQLVSALVIAAGLLIWALAYGPLRRAPSEMAWGLVAGLAVVFAYWGTSWVWQESFGEVGVEGLSFTAPVGRTILFLMTATAGGINFSVGAVLGVMAGALAGSLWRGMFRWEACEDPRELGRQVGGAALMGVGGVIALGCSVGQGVSAFATLAWSGPVTLAAIAAGALAGLRGLIGAAEAE; translated from the coding sequence ATGGACAGCATTTCCTTTGGCGTCATGGCCGCCCTGATCGGGCTGGTCGCGGGCGTTGTTCTGGGGTTGTCGGCGAGGCTGGGCAATTTCTGCACGCTGGGCGCGCTGGAAACCGCGGTCTACGGCGGCGATCAGCGCCGACTCAGGCTGTGGGGCATCGTTCTGGCGGTGTCGATCAGCGGGGTGTATCTGGGCGCCGCGACGGGACATGTCGAGATCGCGCAGACCTTTTACCACCAGATCGCCTGGAATCCCTGGGCCTCGGTCGTTGGCGGCCTGCTGTTTGGCTATGGCATGGCGCTGGCGGGCAATTGCGGCTTTGGCGCGCTGGTGCGTTTTGGCGGCGGTGACTTGCGGTCGCTGGTGGTGGTGGTGGTCATGGGCGTGGTCGGCTTCATCACCCTGTCGGGGCCGCTGGCGCCGCTGCGGGTGGCGCTGTTCGAGCAACGCACCGCGCAGGGCCCGCAGGGCATCGCCGCCACGATCGAGGCCATCGCCGGGGTGCCGCAACTGGTCAGCGCGCTGGTGATCGCCGCCGGTTTGCTGATCTGGGCGCTGGCCTATGGCCCGTTGCGCCGCGCCCCGAGCGAGATGGCCTGGGGCCTCGTCGCCGGGCTGGCGGTGGTCTTTGCCTATTGGGGCACCAGCTGGGTCTGGCAGGAAAGTTTCGGCGAGGTCGGGGTCGAGGGGCTGTCCTTCACCGCGCCTGTAGGGCGCACGATCCTGTTTCTGATGACCGCCACCGCGGGCGGGATCAATTTCTCGGTCGGCGCGGTGCTGGGGGTGATGGCGGGCGCGCTGGCCGGATCCCTCTGGCGCGGCATGTTCCGCTGGGAAGCCTGCGAGGACCCGCGCGAACTGGGCCGCCAGGTCGGCGGCGCGGCGTTGATGGGCGTCGGCGGCGTGATCGCGCTGGGATGTTCGGTCGGGCAGGGGGTCAGCGCCTTTGCCACGCTGGCCTGGTCGGGCCCGGTGACGCTGGCGGCCATCGCCGCCGGCGCGTTGGCGGGGTTGCGCGGCCTGATCGGCGCGGCCGAGGCCGAATAG
- a CDS encoding twin-arginine translocation pathway signal, translating into MTQISRSSRTLSRRGLLTGGAALATLAACGNPVGNFNAERLDSRVDATRDYLRQNHPELDTLFQDAQGILYMPLVTEAGLFIGGSFGQGALRINDATVDYYSATRLSAGLQIGAQQYAHVLFFMTPQALADFRAGEGWAASADIRYATPTQGGSAGVQTTTLFAPVIAVVFGQAGLIAGASLAGVRYQRIIP; encoded by the coding sequence ATGACCCAGATTTCGCGTTCTTCGCGCACGCTTTCGCGTCGCGGCCTGCTGACCGGCGGTGCCGCCCTGGCCACCCTGGCCGCCTGCGGCAACCCGGTCGGCAATTTCAACGCCGAGCGGCTGGACAGCCGGGTGGACGCCACCCGGGACTACCTGCGCCAGAACCACCCTGAACTGGACACCCTGTTCCAGGACGCCCAGGGCATTCTCTACATGCCCCTGGTGACCGAGGCCGGGCTGTTCATCGGCGGGTCCTTCGGGCAAGGCGCGCTCAGGATCAACGACGCGACGGTCGATTACTATTCGGCCACGCGGCTCAGCGCGGGCCTGCAAATCGGCGCGCAGCAATATGCCCATGTGCTGTTCTTCATGACGCCGCAGGCGCTGGCCGATTTCCGCGCTGGCGAGGGCTGGGCGGCCTCGGCCGACATCCGCTATGCGACGCCGACGCAGGGCGGGTCCGCCGGCGTGCAGACGACGACGCTGTTCGCCCCGGTGATCGCGGTCGTGTTCGGCCAGGCCGGGCTGATCGCCGGCGCCTCGCTGGCGGGCGTGCGCTATCAGCGCATCATTCCCTGA
- a CDS encoding MBL fold metallo-hydrolase, whose protein sequence is MQISRRTLMMGGAALLAAPALPRRVLAQATAQLGTMTIEMLSDGNLVLPRDFILGPMPEPEAEAILSARHVPAGPLMPPCNLTLLRHQDRVVLFDIGSGPDFQPTAGLLPQTLDAIGLAPEDITHLVVTHGHPDHIWGMLDDFGDPFLPNAEILMGRAEFDYWMDPNTVSSIGQARTAFAVGAQRRLEAIADIVTFFEDGAEILPGVAARLTPGHTPGHMAFELRDGSESLMVTGDSLGNDHVAFARPDWHSGSDQDQPLAATTRISLLDQLVADQMRIAGFHLPGGLGRVERDGAGYRFVTEG, encoded by the coding sequence ATGCAGATTTCACGCCGCACCTTGATGATGGGCGGGGCCGCCCTGCTGGCCGCGCCGGCCCTGCCGCGCCGCGTGCTGGCGCAGGCCACCGCGCAACTGGGCACGATGACGATCGAGATGCTGTCGGACGGCAATCTGGTGCTGCCGCGCGACTTCATCCTGGGCCCGATGCCCGAGCCCGAGGCCGAGGCCATTCTCAGCGCCCGTCACGTGCCCGCCGGCCCGCTGATGCCGCCGTGCAACCTGACGTTGCTGCGTCACCAGGACCGGGTGGTGCTGTTCGACATCGGCTCAGGGCCCGATTTCCAGCCGACCGCGGGCTTGTTGCCGCAGACGCTGGACGCGATCGGCCTGGCGCCCGAGGACATCACCCATCTGGTGGTGACCCACGGCCACCCCGATCACATCTGGGGGATGCTCGACGATTTCGGCGACCCGTTCCTGCCGAACGCCGAGATCCTCATGGGCCGGGCCGAGTTCGACTACTGGATGGACCCCAACACCGTGTCGAGCATCGGTCAGGCGCGCACGGCCTTTGCGGTCGGCGCGCAGCGCCGGCTCGAGGCCATCGCGGACATCGTGACCTTTTTCGAGGATGGCGCCGAGATCCTGCCCGGCGTCGCCGCGCGCCTGACACCGGGCCACACGCCCGGCCACATGGCCTTCGAACTGCGTGACGGGTCCGAAAGCCTGATGGTCACGGGGGATTCGCTGGGCAACGACCACGTAGCCTTTGCGCGACCGGACTGGCACAGCGGCTCGGATCAGGATCAGCCGCTCGCCGCAACGACCCGTATCTCGCTGCTGGACCAACTGGTCGCCGACCAGATGCGCATCGCCGGATTCCACCTGCCCGGCGGGTTGGGCCGGGTCGAACGCGACGGCGCGGGCTATCGCTTCGTGACCGAGGGCTGA
- a CDS encoding aromatic amino acid lyase — protein sequence MITISGEGLTLADIVAVSRGAKVALSRAPDVLARVAASQGRIETAVAEGEQVYGVTTLYGGMADQRVPVERMVELQHIALWHHKTATGPRLPTEDVRAAMLLRANSLMKGYSGVRLELIQRYVTFLNAGVTPQAYQRGSIGASGDLVPLSYIGASVIGLDPGFLVDWDGAVLDCHTALARLGLDPLVLRPKEGLALNNGTTASTGVAANAMGRAATVFALGLHTQALLAEALLATNQSFHPTIQAVKPHPGQVFSAALMRDLLDGSSLIRSEAAGARGHRQGKLIQDRYSLRCLPQYTGPIADGLAMAARQIVTEANSANDNPLVDPDTGEVYHTGNFLAQYTAIASDQIRLHLAMLLKHLDVQIAMLVTPEFNNGLPPSLVGNTGHGLNMGLKSLQLTCNSVAPLVQFYGRSMADLYPSHAEQFNQNINSQAMNAANLARDSVEASEHFLAAALVFAVQAVELRAATVRPGHYDASDLLSVRNRALYRAARGVALGAPDAARPMLWDDTEGFIQDKVEGILTDLRAGQAIRTAVAPVLAQVDAFLAG from the coding sequence ATGATCACCATCAGCGGCGAGGGGCTGACCCTCGCGGATATCGTCGCCGTGTCCAGGGGCGCCAAGGTCGCCCTGTCCCGGGCGCCGGACGTTCTGGCGCGGGTCGCGGCCTCGCAAGGGCGGATCGAAACCGCGGTCGCCGAAGGCGAGCAGGTCTACGGTGTGACCACGCTTTACGGTGGCATGGCCGACCAGCGCGTCCCGGTCGAACGCATGGTCGAATTGCAGCACATCGCGCTGTGGCACCACAAGACCGCAACCGGGCCGCGCCTGCCGACCGAGGACGTGCGCGCGGCCATGCTGCTGCGCGCGAATTCGCTGATGAAGGGCTATTCCGGTGTGCGGCTGGAGTTGATCCAACGCTACGTGACCTTTCTGAACGCGGGCGTCACGCCACAGGCGTATCAGCGCGGCTCGATCGGGGCGTCGGGCGATCTGGTGCCCCTCAGCTATATCGGGGCCAGCGTGATCGGGCTGGACCCGGGCTTTCTGGTCGATTGGGACGGCGCGGTGCTGGACTGCCACACGGCGCTGGCGCGGCTGGGGCTGGACCCGCTGGTGCTGCGCCCCAAGGAAGGGCTGGCGCTGAACAACGGCACCACGGCCTCGACCGGGGTCGCGGCGAACGCCATGGGGCGCGCGGCGACAGTTTTCGCGCTGGGGCTGCACACGCAGGCCCTGCTGGCCGAGGCGCTTCTGGCCACCAACCAGTCCTTTCACCCGACCATCCAAGCGGTCAAGCCGCACCCCGGGCAAGTGTTCAGCGCGGCCTTGATGCGCGATCTGCTGGACGGATCGTCGCTGATCCGCTCCGAGGCCGCGGGCGCGCGCGGCCACCGCCAGGGCAAGCTGATCCAGGATCGCTATTCGCTGCGCTGCCTGCCGCAATACACGGGCCCCATCGCCGACGGGCTGGCCATGGCGGCGCGCCAGATCGTGACCGAAGCGAACAGCGCCAACGACAACCCCCTGGTCGATCCGGACACCGGCGAGGTCTATCACACCGGCAATTTCCTGGCCCAATACACCGCCATCGCCAGCGACCAGATCCGCCTGCATCTGGCGATGCTGTTGAAACATCTGGATGTGCAGATCGCCATGCTTGTCACACCCGAGTTCAACAACGGCCTGCCGCCGTCGCTTGTGGGCAACACCGGCCACGGCCTGAACATGGGGCTGAAATCGCTGCAACTGACCTGCAATTCGGTCGCGCCGCTGGTGCAGTTCTATGGCCGCTCGATGGCCGATCTCTACCCCTCGCACGCCGAACAGTTCAACCAGAACATCAACAGCCAGGCGATGAACGCCGCCAATCTGGCGCGTGACAGCGTCGAGGCGAGCGAGCATTTCCTGGCCGCCGCGCTGGTCTTTGCCGTGCAGGCCGTCGAATTGCGGGCGGCGACGGTGCGCCCGGGGCACTACGACGCCTCGGACCTGCTGTCGGTGCGCAACCGCGCGCTCTACCGCGCGGCGCGCGGCGTGGCACTGGGCGCCCCCGACGCGGCCCGGCCGATGCTGTGGGACGATACCGAGGGCTTCATCCAGGACAAGGTCGAAGGCATCCTGACCGACCTGCGCGCGGGTCAGGCGATCCGCACCGCGGTCGCGCCGGTGCTGGCGCAGGTGGACGCCTTTCTGGCCGGATGA